Part of the Planctomycetia bacterium genome, ATGTCGACATTGGGCCGGTAAAACTGGCCGCTGCGGGTCAATTCCGCTCGAGAGAGCGGCTCGTCAGCGGATGTCTGTTGCGTGTTTTCCACGGACATGTGGCTGCTCCTGAGAAAGTTATGTGGGATGGAACTGCGGCGGAGGCAAGCGCTCAGCCGGCGTGAATGGCGATTTTCCGCGGGCGCGCGGCTTCGGCCTTGGGCAGTTTGATTTGCAACACGCCTTCGCGCAGCGAAGCTTCGACCGCGTCGGCGTTGACTTCCGTCGGCAGTTTCAAATGCCGCGTGAAATCCCCGACGGTGCGCTCGCGTCGATGGTACGTCACTTCCTCGTCAGCGGCGCTCTGCCGAGCGCCTTTGAGCGTCAGGTCGCGTCCGACGACGGCGATATCGAGATCCTTGGCGTCCAAGCCGGGCAATTCCGCCTCGACAAAAACGGCGTCGGGCGTTTCCCAGACATTCAGCGCCGGAAAGCCGCGCCGGCTGGCAAACGAAGGCGTGGGGAATTGCGACAGGCCTCCCATGAAATCGTTAAACAGGCGGTCAACTTCGTCGCGGAGTTGACCGAGCGGCTGCGAAAGCACACGTCGACCGTTCATGAATCGATCCTCCCAAGACATTGTTTTGGTCCGCGCGAGTTGAGCGTCCCCGCAGTGAGTTCGCGGATGGAGCGCGACTATCACTGGAAAACCAAATTGCAAAGTCCGTGCCAAGTGCGTCGCAATGCCGTGGCGTCGACGTAAGTCGAATGGAGAACGCATGCAACGGCAAGAAGTGGTATGCGCAGCGTTGCTGCCAAATTGGCAACCGAGAAAGGAAATCGCCGCACAATCCGCACGAAACGTCGCGGGCGGCGAAGGCCGCGCTAGTGAGAGACTAGCGGCGGCATCTTGAGCAAGGCGTCCGCGGAATCGAGCGGCGCGGCCAGGGCCAGTTTCGCGGCATGGCGCGGGTTCACCAGGAATTCGTCGATGTCTTCGCCGTAGCGAATCGAGAAGGCCTCATCCAATCGCGACTTTTTCGAAGCGATGGCGCCGAACCAATCGGCCAGCATCCGCTCGATGAGCGGAAAGGTCATCAACGACTCGGCCATGCCCCGATCGACGAAGAACTCGAAGTCGCCGCGTTCGGCCCGTTTCGTCAACTCTTCGTAAAGCACGTCGAAGCCAGCGCCAAAGACCGCGTACGATTTGGCGAACTCATACTTGTTGCTTGTGTTCGCCAACAGCGCGTCAGCCTGAAGCCGTTCCAGCGCGAAGCACAGGTTGCGCCACTCGGAACGCAGCGATTCCTGCTCCGGCGGGAACGGCGGTGATTTGAGCAATGATGGGCGGCTTGACATGGGGGTTGACCCCGCCAGGAATCGGCGTAGCGCCCGAACCCTGGACTGCGGACTTGTCGAAACGATGTGAATGCCCCAATCCTGATATTTCTATTCTGCTCCGCCAATGTCATTTATGTCAGCAAACCGCGCCAAGTCAATCACTTTGGCCGAATCTAAGGCTTCGCTAACAATCCGCTAGCAATTCCTAGTCGCCGCCACGCTGAGAAGTTCGCCAAACATCCACCTAAGTTATGGATGTCATGGAGCTTATGCGGAGATACGGCGTTCTAGCGAGACTTTCGGTTTGGCAGGCAAACCGACTTGGAAAAGGCGAGCCAGATTGTGATGGAGACAGCCAGAAGAGACATCGTGCCCGGTTCCGGCACATAGGCATACGGCGCCGCGAAACCGAAGTCGTTGCGGATGGCATTCAGGTCTTCGATCCCCACGCGACCGTCGAACGGATAGGTATCGCCCAAGACATGAAACCCCATGCTTCCAAAATTGTTGCGGACGTTGTTCAGGTCGGCGATATCGACCCGATTGTCGCCATTGGTGTCGCCCGGGACCGGCAATGGGGTGAACGTACGCCATGCCAAGGAGAAAGGCTCGTCGTCGCCGGATCCTTCGACGATCAGGCGCGACACGCGGAGTGAATACGCGCCCGGTTCGTCGAGACGCCAAAACAGGTGCTCGACATTGTCCACAAGGCTGCCCGATGTGACGATCGGAACGCCGTCGCGCAACAACGTGAGATCCAGATTGTCGAGCACCGCGGACACAGCAAAGGAATCCGCGGCGTCGACCAATTCGTTGCCGTTCAGGTCGATTCGTCGCACGTGACGCGCCCAGGTCAATGTCGCAGCGACGTGGTTACCGGCGGAAAATAAATCGGGCAAAGCGTAGTCTAAAGCGCTTTCGCCGGTGATGACGTTCAAATCCCAGCCGATCTCCGGCACTGCGCCAGGCGCGAATTGCCCCGCCTGGTATTGATCCGCCAGCATGGCGCCGTCGATTTGTCCGGCGCCGCTGTCGCGGTCGAGCGGCTCGGCAATGCGCCATGCCTCGCCGTCTGGCACACGCCCCGTTTGCCAGGAATTTCCTAGGCGTCCGTAAACTTTTTCGGCGCTGTTCAGCAACGTGCTGCGGACCACCAAGGGACTGACGCTCAGTCCGTTCGTGCCGCCGTACTCCAATTGTTGGGCAATCAAACCAGTGACATGCGGCGTGGCGAAACTGCAGCCAGACTGGCTGCGATAGTCGTCGGCGTCGCTCATCAGCACTTCCCAATCGTCGTTCAACGTCGTGATGGCATTGCCAGGCGCGACGAGATCTGGCTTGCTGCGGCCGTCGGACGTAGGGCCATGCGCGCTGTCGGTATCTACGCGACCATATTCATATCCGAAATTGCGTGTGGTGCGACCAACGGAAAGCACGTTGAAGGCCGCGCCCGGGGTCCGGGGCGAGGTATTGCCGTTCGCCGCCTGGCTGATATTTCCGACGCACGCCGCGACCGGAACCTGGAGCTCGTAGGCGACCCAATCGGCGACGAGGTCCAGCCGTGAATTGCCATGCGAATTGGCGCTGGATAGGTTTAGGCTCAGATTGAGCACGTCGGCGCCATTGGCGACGGCAAAGCCGATCCCGTTGATGATCCAATCGCTCGATTGAAACGTGTTGTGGCTATCCAAGACCCGACTATTGATGAAGCGTGCGTCGGGCGCAAGTCCCGTGAACACGTTGTCACTACTGAGGATGACGCCCGCGACAGAAGTTCCATGGCCGAAGACGTCGTCGGCCGACTGCGATGGTTCCGTGCGGACAAAATTCGCTTCGGCGACCAGCCGCGGTTGCCCTAAGCTGTCCCAGCCGGCAAGCGCCGGATGCGTGACATCCATGCCGGAGTCGATGACGCCCACGATAATGCCCGTCCCATCGCCCAGTCGCGTGCGCGATTCGTCGCCATGCACGCGGCGGACGCTCTCATCCAGCGCAAAGGCCGTACGGGCGCCATTGCCGGCGAGCACGAACGCGCCGAGCAGAACCGCGAGCTGTCGGACAACGGACTGACGTGCAGCGCCCGCGGGGAGTGCTTCGCCGTTGGAATTCCTCATGAAGCTACATCAGGGCGGTTGAATTCAAGTTTTCTCAACTTCTCATTTTACTGCCGTTGGGGGGAAACCGAAACAATTTGGTGGGAGCATTCTGATCGGCAGGCCATTGGCGCACGTCGGCGAACTCCGAAAATGATGGTCCCGCCTCAGGAACAGGACGCAACTCCACTTTGTACGCGTCCGCGCTGCGCCGCCCCCGGCACGATTGCGCACTGAAGTATCTCCCCCCGGATTCGATAAGATGCCCGCCCGGACGCCACGTTTTCTTTATTTTGACCTCGGCAATGTGTTGTTGCACTTCGACCATGCGCTGGCATCACGGCAAATGGCCGCGGTCGCGGGCGTCGCGCCGGAGCGCATCTGGGAAGTGGTTTACGAAACTGGTTTGTTTCTGCGTCGCGAAACGCGTGAGCTCTCCGACGAGGCGTATTACGAACTGATTTGCCAACAGATCGGTTGCCGCCCGGATTCGGTCGCGCTCGAACATGCCGGTTGCGACATCTTCCGCAGCAATCTGACGATGATCCCGGTGATCTCCCAGCTCAAGGCAGCCGGACAACGGCTAGGCATGTTGTCCAATACGTGCAGCGCTCATTTCAAGTTCTTTGCTTCCGGGCGATTTCAGATGATTCCTGAAGCCTTCGAAGTGGTCGTCACAAGCTTCGACGAGGGCGTGATGAAGCCCGATCGCCGCATCTATGAGATCGCCGCCGCCCGCGCGGGCGTCTCGCCCGAGGAGATATTCTTCGCTGACGACATGCCGGCCAATGTGGAGGGCGCCCGCGCCGCGGGCATCGATGCGGTGCAGTACACGGACACGCCGGCGCTCCTGCGCGATCTCCGGGCGCGTGGACTTAGGTTCAACGACTAACAATTGCTGGGTTTCGCGGAGCGGGGCCGGCGTCGCCTGCCGGTGACGAATACGCTATCCTGTCGGGCATGAATCCCCCTGATGCATTGCCGCGCAGCCCGGAGTTAATGTCCCGCCACGATACGGGGTTGCTGGTCGTTGATGTGCAGGAAAAACTGATTCGCCTGATCCCCGGACACGAGCGCATCGTGTTCAATATTCGCCGCTTGCTCGACGGCGCAAAGATTCTTGGCGTGCCGGCCACGGGCACCGAGCAATATCCGCAAGGCTTGGGACCAACCGTCGCCGAACTGGCCGGCCGCCTGGGAAAAATCCCCGGCAAAGTCGCCTTCAGTTGCGGCGAATGCCCGACAGCGCTCCAAGAATGGTCGGAGCGCGGCATTCGCAAGTTGCTGGTCGTGGGCATTGAGACCCACGTTTGCATTCAGCAAACAGTGCTGGACTTGATCGCCGCCGGATACCGCGTGTACGTGGCCGTCGACGCCGTCGGCGCGCGGGGGGCGATCGATCATGACACCGGGTTGCGACGCCTGGAACTTGCCGGCGCTACGCTCACCACGGTCGAAGCGGCGCTGTTCGAGTGGTGCGAGCGCGCCGGCAGCCCGGAGTTCAAACAAATCAGCGCGCTAGTGAAAGAGCCACTGAGTTAATGTCGCCTTTCGCTCCGCGAAAGGGCGCGCTTTCGCGGAGCGAAAGGCGACTTTGATTCATCGAAGCTGTACAACGAAAACGACTTCTTTAAGAAAAGCCATGTCGCAATTGCCACTGCCGCTGAATCCACCTGTCCGAACACTCATGGGCCCCGGGCCCAGCGCGATTCACCCGCGCGTCTTGGCCGCTCTCTCCGCGCCCACGGTCGGCCACCTCGATCCGTACTACCTGCAACTCATGAACGAGATGCAGGACATGCTGCGGCAGGTGTTTCGCACTGAGAACCCGTTGACGATGGCGGTTAGCGCCACCGGTTCGGCCGGCATGGAAAGCGCCGTCGTCAACCTGATCGAGCCGGGCGATCGCATGGTCGTTTGCGTCAACGGCGTGTTCGGCGCGCGGATGGCGGACGTTGCCGGCCGAGCCGGCGCCCAGGTGACACGAATCGACCGGCCGTGGGGCCAGGTATTCTCCCCGGACGACTTGAAAGACACGCTCGCCAAGGCCAAGCCGAAAGTGGTCGGCATCGTGATGGCGGAGACCTCGACCGGCGCGTGGCAGCCGATTCCGGAAATCGCCAAGCTCGTCCACGACTCAGGCGCGATGCTGATCGTCGACGCCGTCACGGCGCTCGGCGGCGTGCCGATTGAAGTCGACGCCTGGAACATCGACGTCATCTATTCCGGCAGCCAGAAGTGCCTGAGCTGCCCGCCGGGGTTGGCGCCGATCTCGTTCAATCCGCGGGCGATGGAAACGATCCTGGCCCGAAAAACGAAAGTGCAGAGCTGGTACCTCGACGTGACGATGCTTGCGCAATACTGGGGAAGCGAGCGGGTCTACCACCACACCGCGCCGATCAACATGACCTACGGCCTGCATGAGGCGTTGCGACTGGTCCTGGAGGAAGGGCTCGACGCGAGTTTCGCGCGGCATGCGCTGCAGCATCGCGCGCTCAAGGCCGGGCTGGCGGCGATTGGCATTCGCTATGCCGCGCAAGAAGGGCATCAACTTCCGCAATTGAACGCCGTGTTTGTGCCCGAGGGCGTCAATGACGCCGCGGTTCGAAACGGGCTCTTGAATCGCTTCGGCATTGAAATCGGCGGCGGCCTCGGCGATTTCAAAGGCAAGGCCTGGCGCATCGGATTGATGGGCTATGGGGCGCGGAGCGCGAACGTGCTGCTGTTCCTCGCAGCGCTGGAGCAATTGCTCGCGGAACAAGGATACAAGTTCGACCACGGCGCCTCGATCGCGGCGGCGAACGCGGTCTACGCGGGTTGACGCGACGGGTCAGTGGTAGGAGCGAATCGCCGTCAGCGCGCAGACTGCATAAGCGCGCCGTGCGGAGAGCTGCCAGCGCCAAGGGCGGACCATTTTTACGTTGGTCCAGGACGGGGCGATTTCCGGATCGTTCGTCAGAGCTCGCCGGAGGACAAGCGGATTCACGCCGGTAAAAAAATTGCCGGCATGCAACCAGTTCCTGGCGGCGGAGGGAATGTCTGCCGCAGGGAGCGTCAGTAACTTGGGGCAAGTATCCGAGGAGACGAAGTCGGTAACCAACAACATTGCGCCGCCCGGGCGCAATTGCTCGGCAAGCAACCGCAGATGTCGCTGCCGGACCGCTTGAATCAGGTCGAGCAACCGCGGATGGTCCGGTCCCAAGGCTCGTGCCGCCTGGTCGACGAGTTGCGAAAGCAGGCAGAGCGAAGCGATGACATCGTAGTCCGCTCGAGGCAGTTCGATGGGCGTTGATGTCGCCGCGTGAATTAGGGCCTGCACGTCCGCCGTGGACGGGAGCGCGCTCAATAGCCCGGAAAGATCGATAGGGCCGATCGCTCGAATGGCTGGCTCGGAAGCGAGGGATTGATGCTCCAATCCGCGACGCATGGCTTCTGCGTCGCAGTCGACGAGGTCGATGCCAGCGAATCGCGGTAGCAACCATCGCAGTTCGACGTCATTGAGATTTCCCGCGCCGAACACACAGAGCGAGCGATCACGGGAGTCGTCGCCGAGCTGGGCGAGTTGCTCGGTGACGATGGCCCGATGCTCTGCGTACAGCGACCATGCCTCGGCAGTGGCGCGGTTGCGTTGCCGTTCGATCTCCAGCGGCGAGTTGGGCTCCGGCGGGATCATGTTTTGTTCGCGGGAAGTCGTGCGGCGTTCGGACGATCGAATGTGAACAGCAGCCGTGCCAACCAAGAGGGCGGCAAATCTCCGATGAGGGGACGAGGCTCGCGACCGGCGGCGCGTAACATTGCCGCCGCCGCCAAGTAACCGCTCCGGACCGCGCCTTCCATCGTGGCTGGCCAGCCGGTTTGCGTCCAGTCGCCGGCCAGATAGAGTCCGTCGATGGGCGTGATCGCGGGCAGACGATGCTTTTCCGAGCCCGGCCGCACGGAAAAGACCGCCTGCGGATCAGTCACGAGTCGGCTTTCGAGCAACGTCGCCGTGCGACTGTCCGGAAACACGGCATGCAGGTCGTCGAGAATCTGTCGTCGTACGTCGTCCCTGCTGCGCTGAGCAAGTTCATGCGAACCGCTGATCACCACCTGAACATAATTGTGCGGCGCGGCGCTATCGGGGACGGTCTCGCTGCGATGCTGAAAAACCCACTGACACAAGCGATCGATGAGCACGGCGTGCGGCAATTCGGTGATGGGGCGGTCGAACCACAGATGTGCGCTGGTGATTGGTGATGGCAGTAACTCCTTCGCCAATGCGAGAGCGGGCCAAGCGGCGGCGATTTCCGCCGGAAGCAATTGCGCGAGCCGACGCCACGGAACCGCTACGACGCAGGCATCGAAAACGCGCGGCGAGGCGTCGCCGAATTCGAGCGCCGTGAATCGCTTATCTTCCACGCGCACTTGCCTGATCGGCACGGAGCGATGAATTGTTACGTCGCGCGAACAGAGCCAGGCTCCTACGCGGGCATCAAAGATTTCCCGGAGCGGGACGCGTGGGACACGGAGTTTCCAGGCCGCGGCGGAGCGCATAAAACCATCGAGAAAGACTTGCCGCGCCGGGCCGAGCGCCGCGTTCTCCAAGGTCTCGCCGAGGGCGCTGACCAGGACCGTGGCGAAAAAACGTCGCGTCAGTTCCAGCGACGCGTGATTCCCGGCCAGCCACGCAGCCACGGTCGGTTCCAACGCGCCATTGCCGGGTTCCCAGGCCGCCAGCCGCATCAGCAGACGCGCGGCATGCAGGCGATCCGGGAAGGAAAGAAAATCCAAACGCAGCAAGCCCGGCAACAAATGTAACGGCGCGGGCAGGCCGGCAGTCGCCGAGAAATCGAAGCGCTTTCCATCCGGGCCAATGAAATGCAGCGTGTCGTCTTCGCGGAACAGTTCGTCGACCTGTGTGGTTCGGCAAAAATGTGCTAACTGCGTGCAACAGCCCATGCTGACGTGCTGGCAGTAGTCGACTTGCTGACCAGCGTCGCCATCTTCGAACGACGCCGCGCGCCCGCCGAGTTGTCGTCGGGCCTCGAAGAGTTCGACCGCGCAGCCAGCTTCCAGCAAAGCGACGGCGGCAGCCAGTCCGGCGAGCCCGCCGCCGACGATCGCCACACGTAGAGTCGAGTCGTTCATTGCGCGAGCGACTCCATTAGAGGTTGGTTGCGAAGTGCGGACGCGGCGATCCACAATCGTCGCGCGCGGCCGAGGCGGATGCGTCGGGAAAAGACATCGCCTTGCCGGCGCTCGATCTCGTGCAACAACTCTCGATAGGTCCGCCACATCGCGCTGTAGACGGCGCGGCTGTCGTCCGGTAACCAGCGCTGGAGCGCCGCCGCATCGACGAACGCCTCGCGGGCGCGTTCCGTCTGCGATTGCACCAGGCGCAACAAGTTGTCGTTTAGTGCGCCAGCCAGCAAGTTTTGCTCAGTACAACCGGCGGCGGCGAGATCATCTTGCGGGAGATACACGCGTCCTTGCGCAGCGTCTTCGCGCAGGTCGCGCAGAATGTTGGTGAGTTGAAACGCTTCGCCGCAGCGAATGGCGGCGGACTGCGCCTCGGGCCGATCGCCGCCCCAGATCGCCAGGCAAGCCAGCCCGACCGCGCCGGCGACAAGATAGCAGTATTGCTGCAACTCGGTCCACGTTTGATAACGTTTTGGCGTGAGGTCCATCGCGACGCCGTCGAGGATTTCTTCCAAGCGCAGACGAGGAATGGCGTAACGATCCAGCGTATCGAAAAGCGCCGGTAATTCCGGTGTCGCTGGCGTGCCGTGACGCAGTGATTGCCGATAGACGTCGAGCCGCTCCCGCCGTTCTTCGCTGCTGCCGGGGCCGTCGCCGATGTCGTCCGCAATGCGACAAAAAGCATACAGCGCGTACATCGCGCGACGTTTTGCTTTTGGCAACAGCCACAACGGATAGTAAAAGCTCGAACCGGCGCGGCGCGTCACGTTACGGCAATAAGCGTAGCTGGCGGCAAGCGTGGCTGGGGCTTCAATGGGCGACATGGCGCAGCTTCTCGGGCGCTAAACCTTCGTATTGAACGCCGCATCGAGGAACAGCCTGGCTGTGCGCCATTTGCTCAACGTGGGTCGGCATTGCCACACGTTGTATCGCTCTTCGCGAATGGCCGCCAGGATTGCCAGGCCGCCGCGGATGAACAGGCTCACGTCCATTCGCAACCAGCGCGGGACGAGATCCAGCAGCGGAAACCCGGCGCGAAGGAATTGCTCCGCGCGGGACACTTCGAATTCCATCAACTTGGCGAAGGCCGGGTTGCATTGCCGTCCGCGATAGGCGTCGTCCGTGTATCCGAAGCGTTCGCGATCGTCTCGCGGCAGATAGAAACGTCCCTGCGCGCAGTCTCGCGCCACGTCCTGCCAGAAATTCGCCAGTTGCAAGCCGGTGCAAATAGAATCGCTGAGTGCGCCGCGCTCCGCATCGTGGCAGCGGCCAAGGTGCAGGACGAGGCGGCCGACGGGGTTCGCTGAGTGTTGGCAGTATTCCAGCAACTGCGGAAAACTGTGGTACTCGCCGACCCACTGGTCCTGCCGGAAGGCCTTGAGCAGGTCCGCGAACGGTCCTTTCGGAATGGCGAACTCTTGGATGGTCGGTGTGAGCGCCACGAATACCGGGTGATGCGCGGTTGCTGCAAAGCACGCGTCGAGCTGTTGCTCCCACCAGTTCAACAAGAGAATGCTCTCGTCTGAGGAGCAAGTTTCATCCGCCAGGTCGTCCGCCCAGCGGCAATAAGCGTAGATGTGGTGGAAATGCGGCCGGAGCGCGCGGGGCAGCAACCAACTGGCGACGGTGAAATTCTCGTAGTGCGCCTGTGCCAATTGCCGACAATACGCGCTGGCCTCGGCGAAACCTGGCGCTGGGCTGGACGGCGCATCGGGACCGAAACGGGCAAGTTCCCGCGCGAAAGCGGCATTCGGCTGCCGCCGAACCGTCTCGTCGACGTTAAGCGAGTGGGCTATCATGCGGTTAGTAGACTATCGACTTGGTCCAGCGACGAAATTGCACGATGAAGATCCTTTTGGCCGGTCCGCGTGGTTTTTGTGCCGGCGTAAATATGGCGATTGAGAGCCTGGAGCTGGCCGTGCGGCTCTACGGCACGCCGTTGTACGTCTATCACGAGATCGTCCACAACCAGTATGTCGTGGAACGCTTCCGCCGCGAAGGCGTGGTGTTCGTCGACCATCTGCACGAAGTTCCGGTCGGCGCGACGTTGATGTACTCCGCCCACGGCGTCTCGCCCGAGGTGCGCGAGGCCTCCGCAGCGCGGGGCCTGCGGACGATCGACGCCACCTGCCCGTTGGTCACCAAAGTGCATCTCGAGGCGATCCGCTACGCCGAGTCGGGCTACACGATTCTGCTGATCGGCCACGCCGGGCATGACGAGGTGATCGGCACCATGGGCGAGGCGCCGAACTCGATGATTCTGGTGGAATCGCCCGAGGACGTCGACCGGCTCGAAGTGCCGAACCCCGGCAAGCTGGCGTATCTCACGCAAACGACGCTTTCGGTCGACGACGCGAACCGGATCATCGACCGGCTTCGCGAAAAATTCCCGCAGATCTCCAACCCGCCCAAGGACGACATCTGTTACGCCACGCAGAATCGCCAGGAAGCAGTGCGGCAGTTGAGCGAAGAAGCCAACGTCGTGCTGGTGTTGGGCAGCCAGAACAGCTCCAACAGTCAGCGTCTGGCGGAGTTGGCTCGAGAAAGCGGTCGCCGGGCTTACCTGATCGATGGCTCGCGCGATATTCAGCTCGATTGGTTCCAGCCGGACGACACGGTCCTGGTGACCGCAGGGGCCAGCGCGCCGGAGTTGGTTGTGGAGGACTGCGTGGAGTTCCTCCGCAAGCGCTTCAACGCGACGGTGGAATCACGCACGATCCGCGAGGAGGAAGTTCACTTCCCGCTGCCGCGCGAGTTGCGCGAGGTGGTGAAGGCCGGAGCGGGGTAGGGCGATCTAAACAAGCCATTTGCCCAGGAATAGAGTCCCAACGGGGCGGCACGTATTTGACGCGGATATCGTGTCGCCCCGTTGGGGCTATCTCATATCTATCGAATGTTTTCCAGGGGTTCGCACCCCTGGCTATTGTCGGCCGCCCCATTCGGGGCTAAATGTGACTTGAGTTTGAGTCATCAAAGTTATTCGAACTCCAGCACTCCGAACTTCTCGATCTCATGGAAATCCGGGCCCACGCGGGACCAGTCCCAGCTTTCCGCGTGGCCGGTGTCGTAGTCCATGCGGTAGAAGTTGGCGCGCCATTTTGCGCCGGGCTTCGGCGGCACGTTTTGCAACGGGTTGAGTAACTCGTAATTCACGAACATCGTCGCTTGCCAGCCCGTGATCGCAGCGCCGGACGTTTGCTCGCCCCCGTCGATCTGGACGACTTTCCTGATTTTGCGATCGCCCTCATAGTGCCAGGGACGCCAGCCGAGGAACTTGCCGTTGAAGTTTGGCACCACGATCGGCAACTCATAGCCCAGCGGCGAAATCTCGTACTCGAAGTAAATTGGGTGCGCTTCGTCGGGCCAGAGGAAGAACTCCATCACGTCCTCGAACCAGAGGTCGGCGAAATCCTCGCGGATCGTGGCCGTGAGATTTCGATCGTCCGCCCGCATGCGGATGTACAGCCCTTTGTCCGAGTAAAGCAGCTTGAACTCGGTCTTGAGCTTAGCGTCGGTATTTGCCCGCGCGGTGAGCGCGGTCCAAGCGACCTTTTCCCAGACGGCCTCGGAGTCCGCCGCCTCGATGTTGAAATCGTCGGCATGCGCGACGCGGACCGTCGGCCGTGCCGGCGCCGGGTCCGCGTCACGCCCGAAGAGAATGCGCTCGGCATTGCGGTGATAGATCTTTTCGAGCACTTCGTCCGGCAAAAAGACGCCGTGGACCATCCAGAAACCTTGCAGGTGATGGCTGGCGGCGACGTCGAAGTATTCATCGTCCGTTTCCAGGAAGCGGTAGTAAATCCGAAACGCCTCGCGTCGCGGCGTCGTGTCGGTGCCGAACATCACGCGGTCCTGGTACTTGATCAGAAACTTGCGCGTGGAATACGGCTGGCGACCAAGT contains:
- a CDS encoding carbohydrate-binding family 9-like protein, which gives rise to MSGSANAQEDIRELKLRDWQPKSMLVTKATDVPKPKFPAIDVHNHLGGGKQTLTADRVAGYLTEMNEAGVRTVVNLDGGWGDSLKETLAALDEAHPDRFLTFTLINFDGLDAEDWSEREAKRLEESFQAGAKGLKFHKSLGLGVRYADGRLMQVDDPKLNPIWDACAKHHKPIMIHVADPAAFFTPLDRFNERWHELNEHPNWLFYGSDFPPREELLAQLTKVIETHPQTTFICAHFGNDAEDLAQVGRWLDDYPNMFIDIDARISELGRQPYSTRKFLIKYQDRVMFGTDTTPRREAFRIYYRFLETDDEYFDVAASHHLQGFWMVHGVFLPDEVLEKIYHRNAERILFGRDADPAPARPTVRVAHADDFNIEAADSEAVWEKVAWTALTARANTDAKLKTEFKLLYSDKGLYIRMRADDRNLTATIREDFADLWFEDVMEFFLWPDEAHPIYFEYEISPLGYELPIVVPNFNGKFLGWRPWHYEGDRKIRKVVQIDGGEQTSGAAITGWQATMFVNYELLNPLQNVPPKPGAKWRANFYRMDYDTGHAESWDWSRVGPDFHEIEKFGVLEFE